Proteins encoded in a region of the Vicia villosa cultivar HV-30 ecotype Madison, WI linkage group LG5, Vvil1.0, whole genome shotgun sequence genome:
- the LOC131606612 gene encoding structure-specific endonuclease subunit slx1 translates to MMRTLSQTFRSVKRPIPNPKSSKSSSPTKSEFKINAKPKSDSWCVYLILSTNLPIKTYVGVTTNFPRRLRQHNGELKGGAKASRAGRPWVCACIVCGFTDRSEACVFESKWKALTRRLPRKNQNGEPSKQSKDPSRPLLQHRQAALNRVKTSLDCTNLEINWHLDPL, encoded by the exons ATGATGAGAACGCTATCTCAGACATTTCGCTCTGTCAAACGCCCAATTCCAAACCCTAAATCATCCAAATCTTCCTCCCCTACAAAATCCGAATTCAAAATCAACGCCAAACCAAAATCAGACTCATGGTGTGTTTATCTCATTCTCTCCACCAACCTCCCAATCAAAACATACGTTGGCGTCACAACCAATTTCCCTCGCCG TTTAAGACAGCATAATGGTGAACTTAAAGGTGGTGCAAAAGCTTCCCGTGCTGGAAGGCCATGGGTTTGTGCATGTATTGTTTGTGGTTTTACAGACCGAAGTGAAG CTTGTGTATTTGAATCGAAATGGAAAGCTTTGACACGGAGACTTCCACGCAAAAATCAAAATGGAGAACCCTCCAAGCAAAGCAAAGATCCGTCACGCCCACTGCTGCAACACAGACAAGCTGCTTTAAATAGAGTGAAAACCTCACTTGACTGCACAAACTTAGAAATTAATTGGCATTTGGATCCACTTTGA